Below is a genomic region from Glaciihabitans sp. INWT7.
CTCCCGTTCGAAGAGAATCGAGCTGTTCGGGTCGCGATCGGAGCGGGCGGGAGCGTCCTGGTGCGCGCCGAGAGCCAACCACGCACTCTCGATCGAGTCGTCGGGCTGCACGGTCACGCACAGCCACCCGGCCTCGGTGAGGGAGCGCTCGAGGGCGAGCTGCCGGGGCGCGACGAGGAAGGCGACGGCGAGGTCGAAAGCATGGCGCTGAGCCGCGAGCCGCTCGACAGTCGCGGCGTCGACATCGGAGACGATCGCGAATACCGAGCCCTGTGATCGATCCGGCCGTTGCACCCCACGGAGCAGAGAGAGCTCCTCCGGGGGTTCGTCGCTCAGCGAGACCGACGCGAGACTCTCCAGGAATTCGTCCGGATGCTCCGGGGAGGCCAGTTGGGCCGGCGCGGTCTCGATCACCTGCACGAGAAACCCGGTGCGTGCCAGATGCACCCCGAGCGAAGCCACGAAGGTCACCGCCCACTCGAAGGCCTCGCTCCGCGGCAGGTCGCTGTCCTCCACGCGCTCGGTGTCGCGATAGTGCACGAGCCTGGTGTCGAGCAGGATGCGCGCCTCGGCATGACTGCGCTGTTCCTCCTGGCGCACCATGAGCTGCCCGGAGTGCGCAGAGGCACGCCAGTGAACGCGCCGCAGGGCATCGCCGCGACGGTATTCGCGGGTCATGAGGTCGTCCTCGCCGCCGAGCGCCCGCCTCTGCAGCATCCGGGTCGGGCCCTCGTCGGCCGAGATGGAGACGACCCCGTCCGCGAGCGGCACGAGAGCCGGAGTCACCGTGAGGGTCTCAGAGGCCCCAGCCACGAGGGCGCCGTCGGCCAGGCCGAAGGGATCCGCGAAGTCGACGAGCATGGGGCCGAGCTCGAACACCCCTCGGCTGGGCGGCGTCACCTCGTACCGGAATAGCACGCTCGATCCGCGCCCGGCGAACCGGGGCCCGCTCGGCAGAAGTGCCGGCAGTCGCGCCGGCTCGGTCGCGTAGGGCGACCACGGCCAGGAGTCGCGCCAATTCGCCTCGGTCGTGGCGGAGGCGGACCGATTGCCGACCCTGAGATCAGCCATCGTCGGGTGCCCGGCGCTCACCACCGCGGGAGAGAAGGAACGGCGCACCGAGAGCCGCATGCGGCGGAAGCGCACGAAGGCGAGCGCGAGAAGGGGAAGCAGCGCAAGGAAGCAGCCGAGGTACAGGAGCTCGCGCCGACCCGCCCAGTAGGACGCGGGGATGGCGAGCGCGCCACACACCAGCAGCACCCAGCCGCGGCGGGTGAGGCGGGCGATGCGTCGGGCCACCACCGGCCCGCGGGAGGCGCCGATCTTCTTGAGGGCCCGTGCGGCGGCTCTCGACGCGGAGGGCGACCTCGTCCCGCGCGTCGGACTGTTGTTGCGACCCGGCATGGCGCGGGTCAGGCCGGACCAACGGCACCAAGGGGCACCGGGGTGGCGGCGACGATGCGCGAGATGATGTCCGCGACGGCTCCCGTGGCAAAGGGGTTTCCATTGCCGGAGACGCGGTTGGTCGGAATGAGCCGATGACCCATCACCGCGACGGCGAGGGCATCGACGTCATCCGGAAGCACGAATTCCCGTCCATCGAGGGCGGCGCGCGCTTTTGCCGCCCGCACCAGTTGGAGCGTCGCCCGAGGGCTCGCGCCGAGACGGAGGTCGCGGTCATTCCTGGTGGCCTGGGCGATGCTCACCGCGTACTGCTCGACGGCCGTGGAGACGAAGACGTTGCGCACCGTCGCGATCATCGCGATCAACTGCACGGTGGAGACCACCGGCTGCAGGTCGCCGAGCGGGCTGGCGGACTCGCGGGTTCGCAGCATCTTGAGCTCGGCCGCCTCGTCGGGATAGCCCATGGAGATGCGCGCCATGAAGCGGTCGCGCTGTGCCTCGGGAAGCGGGTAGGTGCCTTCCATCTCCACGGGGTTCTGGGTGGCGATGACGGTGAACGGCGAGGCGAGGATGCTGGTGGATCCGTCCACCGTCACCTGGCCCTCCTCCATGCTCTCGAGCAGCGCGCTCTGGGTCTTGGGACTCGCGCGGTTGATCTCGTCTCCGATGACGATGTTCGCGAAGATCGGCCCGGGTTTGAACTCGAACTCCCGCTCCACCTGGTTGTAGATCGATACCCCGGTGATGTCCGAGGGCAGCAGGTCGGGGGTGAACTGGATGCGATTGACCGTGCAGTCGACGGATTTCGCCAGCGCCCGCGCCAGCATCGTCTTACCGACTCCCGGCACATCCTCGATGAGCAGATGCCCCTCGGCGAGCAAGACGGTGAGGGCCGTCTGCACGGCATCCCTCTTGCCATCGATCACCGTCTCGATGCTGCGGATGATCTCGGTGGAGTTGCGATAGAAGTCGTCCAGTCGCATCGCGCTGTCGG
It encodes:
- a CDS encoding DUF58 domain-containing protein; the protein is MPGRNNSPTRGTRSPSASRAAARALKKIGASRGPVVARRIARLTRRGWVLLVCGALAIPASYWAGRRELLYLGCFLALLPLLALAFVRFRRMRLSVRRSFSPAVVSAGHPTMADLRVGNRSASATTEANWRDSWPWSPYATEPARLPALLPSGPRFAGRGSSVLFRYEVTPPSRGVFELGPMLVDFADPFGLADGALVAGASETLTVTPALVPLADGVVSISADEGPTRMLQRRALGGEDDLMTREYRRGDALRRVHWRASAHSGQLMVRQEEQRSHAEARILLDTRLVHYRDTERVEDSDLPRSEAFEWAVTFVASLGVHLARTGFLVQVIETAPAQLASPEHPDEFLESLASVSLSDEPPEELSLLRGVQRPDRSQGSVFAIVSDVDAATVERLAAQRHAFDLAVAFLVAPRQLALERSLTEAGWLCVTVQPDDSIESAWLALGAHQDAPARSDRDPNSSILFEREARDERP
- a CDS encoding AAA family ATPase → MTTNDLSSNSTDSAMRLDDFYRNSTEIIRSIETVIDGKRDAVQTALTVLLAEGHLLIEDVPGVGKTMLARALAKSVDCTVNRIQFTPDLLPSDITGVSIYNQVEREFEFKPGPIFANIVIGDEINRASPKTQSALLESMEEGQVTVDGSTSILASPFTVIATQNPVEMEGTYPLPEAQRDRFMARISMGYPDEAAELKMLRTRESASPLGDLQPVVSTVQLIAMIATVRNVFVSTAVEQYAVSIAQATRNDRDLRLGASPRATLQLVRAAKARAALDGREFVLPDDVDALAVAVMGHRLIPTNRVSGNGNPFATGAVADIISRIVAATPVPLGAVGPA